Proteins encoded by one window of Azospirillum brasilense:
- a CDS encoding ABC transporter ATP-binding protein, translating to MESSIFRFILRHSVRQQIVLTLMTLASFPFLYASLDLPKRIVNEAIAGKKLPESFLGFHLDQVTYLFVLCGLFLTLVLVNGAFKYVINTYKGRLGERMLRRLRYELYVRVLRFPLPRFRKMSSGEIIPMITAEVEPLGGFIGDAIAIPVFQGGTLLVYIAFIFVQDPVLGAAAVSLYPFQGWLIPRLQRKVNQLGKQRVRAMRQIADRIGETVSGIQEVHTHNTASWHLADLSHRLGDVYRIRFEIYQRKFFVKFLNNFINQLTPFFFYSIGGYLVIHGQLSFGALVAVLAAYKDLAAPWKELLDWYQQKEDNRIKYEQVVEQFHVPDLLAERLLREEEDVPFTGSLSFHNVGFGEDGGSPILEGVTCDIPLDGHTALIGVGSGRDELAQLAARVLLPSSGQIRLGEHDYAELPESVTGRRAAYVGAAPYLFSASLYDNLVYGLRHRPLRENGESEEAEERRKKRMAESVLSGNATDDVHADWIDYAAAGCDGPEDLKARILRVVTMVSLQDDVYGMGLNRTVDPEHRPDVAARVLEARDAMRAMMLNNPELGRLVERFDPDRYAVNATLAENLLFGTPVGPIFQTDALASNPYMLHVLDKVGLIDTILETGHKVAETMVELFAGLPPGHEFFERFSFIGFAELPEYQAILARTAKEGLGALRPEERTRLMTLPFKLIGARHRLGLMTPDLEKKLLQARHLFASDLPADLKHAVAFFDPDAYNAAASIQDNILFGKMVYGQAQVQSKVGRIVAELVDQLHLRDTIVEVGLEHPVGVAGSRLSAAQRQKAALARALLKRPDLLVLSEATSGLDTSSQSKVHSAILGERKGCGLVWVLQRAGLARAFERVIVMKDGRIAEHGRFDELNRPGTLLHELVSAE from the coding sequence ATGGAATCCAGCATCTTCCGATTCATCCTTCGGCACAGCGTCCGTCAGCAGATCGTGCTGACCCTGATGACCCTGGCGTCCTTCCCCTTCCTTTACGCCTCGCTCGACCTGCCGAAGCGGATCGTCAACGAGGCGATCGCCGGGAAGAAGCTGCCTGAATCCTTCCTCGGCTTCCATCTCGATCAGGTGACTTACCTGTTCGTCCTATGCGGACTGTTCCTGACTTTGGTGCTGGTCAACGGCGCGTTCAAGTATGTCATAAACACCTACAAGGGCCGCCTGGGCGAGCGGATGCTGCGACGCCTGCGGTACGAGCTGTACGTGCGCGTCCTGCGCTTCCCCCTGCCCCGCTTCCGGAAGATGTCGTCCGGGGAGATCATCCCCATGATCACGGCGGAGGTGGAACCGCTGGGCGGCTTCATCGGGGACGCCATCGCCATCCCGGTGTTCCAGGGCGGCACGCTGCTGGTCTACATCGCCTTCATCTTCGTCCAGGACCCGGTGCTGGGAGCAGCGGCGGTGTCGCTGTACCCGTTCCAAGGCTGGCTCATCCCACGGCTTCAGCGCAAGGTCAATCAGCTTGGCAAACAGCGCGTACGTGCCATGCGCCAGATTGCCGATCGCATCGGCGAGACGGTGTCCGGCATCCAGGAGGTTCACACCCACAACACGGCGTCCTGGCACCTCGCCGACCTCAGCCACCGCCTGGGCGACGTGTACCGCATCCGTTTCGAGATTTACCAAAGAAAGTTTTTTGTCAAATTTTTGAACAATTTCATAAACCAACTCACCCCGTTCTTCTTCTATTCGATCGGCGGTTATCTGGTGATCCACGGCCAACTCTCCTTCGGCGCGCTGGTCGCGGTGCTGGCCGCCTACAAGGACTTGGCGGCTCCTTGGAAGGAACTCCTCGACTGGTACCAGCAGAAGGAGGACAACCGGATCAAGTACGAGCAGGTGGTGGAGCAGTTCCACGTCCCCGACCTGCTGGCCGAACGCCTGCTGCGCGAGGAGGAGGACGTCCCCTTCACGGGCAGCCTGTCCTTCCACAACGTCGGGTTCGGGGAGGACGGCGGATCGCCCATCCTGGAGGGGGTGACCTGCGACATCCCGCTGGACGGCCACACCGCGCTGATCGGCGTCGGCTCCGGGCGGGACGAGCTGGCGCAGCTCGCCGCGCGCGTGCTGCTGCCCTCGTCGGGGCAGATCCGGCTGGGCGAGCATGATTATGCGGAACTGCCGGAGAGCGTGACCGGGCGGCGCGCCGCCTATGTCGGGGCCGCCCCCTACCTGTTCTCGGCCTCGCTCTACGACAACCTCGTCTACGGGCTGCGCCACCGGCCGCTGCGCGAGAATGGCGAAAGCGAGGAAGCCGAGGAGCGGCGCAAGAAGCGGATGGCCGAGTCGGTGCTGTCCGGCAACGCCACCGACGACGTGCACGCCGACTGGATCGACTACGCGGCCGCCGGCTGCGACGGGCCGGAGGATCTGAAGGCGCGCATCCTGCGGGTGGTGACGATGGTCTCGCTGCAGGACGACGTGTACGGCATGGGCCTCAACCGCACCGTCGATCCGGAGCACCGCCCCGACGTGGCCGCCCGCGTGTTGGAGGCCCGCGACGCCATGCGCGCCATGATGCTGAACAACCCGGAGCTGGGGCGGCTGGTCGAGCGCTTCGACCCCGACCGCTACGCCGTGAACGCCACGCTGGCGGAGAATCTGCTGTTCGGAACGCCGGTCGGGCCGATCTTCCAGACTGACGCGCTGGCCTCCAATCCCTATATGTTGCATGTGCTGGACAAGGTGGGGCTGATCGACACCATCCTGGAGACCGGCCACAAGGTGGCGGAGACCATGGTCGAGCTGTTCGCCGGCCTGCCGCCCGGCCACGAGTTCTTCGAGCGCTTCTCCTTCATCGGCTTCGCCGAGCTGCCGGAGTACCAGGCCATCCTGGCGCGCACCGCGAAGGAAGGGCTGGGCGCGCTGCGGCCCGAGGAGCGGACGCGGCTGATGACCCTGCCCTTCAAGCTGATCGGCGCCCGCCACCGTCTGGGCCTGATGACGCCGGACCTGGAAAAGAAGCTTCTGCAGGCGCGGCATCTCTTCGCCAGCGACCTGCCGGCCGACCTGAAGCACGCCGTCGCCTTCTTCGACCCGGACGCCTACAACGCCGCGGCCAGCATCCAGGACAACATCCTGTTCGGCAAGATGGTCTACGGGCAGGCGCAGGTGCAATCCAAGGTGGGCCGCATCGTGGCGGAGCTGGTGGACCAGCTTCACCTGCGCGACACCATCGTGGAGGTCGGGCTGGAACACCCGGTGGGGGTGGCGGGGTCGCGCCTGTCCGCCGCGCAGCGCCAGAAGGCGGCGCTGGCCCGCGCCTTGCTGAAGCGCCCCGACCTGCTGGTGCTGAGCGAGGCGACCAGCGGTCTGGACACCAGCAGCCAGAGCAAGGTGCATTCCGCGATCCTGGGGGAACGCAAAGGGTGTGGTCTTGTGTGGGTTCTGCAGCGTGCCGGCTTGGCACGGGCGTTCGAGCGAGTCATTGTGATGAAGGACGGTCGAATCGCCGAGCATGGCCGCTTCGATGAGTTGAACAGGCCCGGCACGTTGTTGCATGAATTGGTGTCCGCCGAATAA
- a CDS encoding cyclic nucleotide-binding domain-containing protein, which translates to MSIAEEVNCLRRIPLFANIDTSKLKLLAFTSERLSFRSGDILFEQDEMGTCAYILLRGEAEVIVTGPGGPLTVATLGSNEIVGEIAILCDVPRTATVRASSDLEALCVPKDHFLQMIADFPQMGLEIMRSLAHRLEQTTTRLREVLAAQAI; encoded by the coding sequence ATGAGCATCGCCGAAGAAGTCAATTGCCTGCGCAGGATTCCCCTGTTCGCCAACATCGACACTTCCAAGCTCAAGCTTCTCGCCTTCACCAGCGAACGGCTGAGCTTCCGGTCGGGCGACATCCTGTTCGAGCAGGACGAGATGGGCACCTGTGCCTACATCCTGCTGCGTGGAGAAGCCGAGGTGATCGTGACCGGCCCCGGCGGGCCGCTGACCGTCGCGACGCTGGGCTCCAACGAAATCGTCGGCGAGATCGCCATCCTGTGCGACGTGCCGCGCACCGCCACCGTCCGCGCCAGCTCCGATCTGGAGGCGCTGTGCGTGCCGAAGGATCATTTCCTCCAGATGATCGCCGACTTCCCGCAGATGGGGCTGGAAATCATGCGCTCCCTGGCCCACCGCCTGGAGCAGACGACCACGCGCCTGCGTGAGGTGCTGGCCGCCCAGGCGATCTGA
- a CDS encoding glycosyltransferase family protein has product MHVLFHVQHLLGIGHDRRAALIARGLAEAGMAVTVLRGGHPVPGIDYGPAAEIVQLPPARAADSSFKTLLDEHDRPIDDAWRARRRAAVLETHERVRPDALLVESFPFGRRAFRFELLPLLEAAKAGGAVTAASVRDILVTKAKPERLEETVSTVERLFDHVLVHGDPELIPFAATFPAAARIADRIRYTGYVAAPQGSDSEGADGTGEVIVSVGGGAVGLPLLRAALAMRASTLAGLDAPWRLLAGPDVPEEDFRALAADAPPGTVVERARPDFPALLRRCRLSISQAGYNTVLDVLQAGCRAVLVPFAAGSETEQATRARLLEERGRLAVVDEATLTPETLAAGVARALALPPPPAIPLRLDGAAATARLLRDAVADRQGNDPGHRR; this is encoded by the coding sequence ATGCATGTTCTCTTCCATGTCCAGCATCTGCTGGGCATCGGCCACGACCGCCGCGCCGCGCTGATCGCCCGCGGGCTGGCCGAGGCGGGCATGGCGGTGACGGTGCTGCGCGGTGGGCACCCGGTGCCGGGGATCGATTACGGCCCGGCGGCGGAGATCGTCCAGCTTCCCCCCGCCCGCGCCGCCGACAGCAGCTTCAAGACCCTGCTGGACGAGCATGACCGGCCCATCGACGACGCGTGGCGCGCCCGGCGCCGCGCGGCGGTTCTGGAGACCCACGAGCGGGTGCGGCCCGACGCGCTGCTGGTCGAATCCTTTCCCTTCGGGCGCCGCGCCTTCCGGTTCGAGCTTCTACCGCTGCTGGAGGCCGCCAAGGCCGGCGGGGCGGTCACCGCCGCGTCGGTGCGCGACATCCTGGTGACCAAGGCCAAGCCGGAGCGGCTGGAGGAAACCGTTTCGACGGTGGAACGGCTGTTCGACCATGTGCTGGTCCATGGCGACCCCGAGTTGATCCCCTTTGCGGCGACCTTCCCCGCCGCCGCCCGGATCGCCGACCGCATCCGCTACACCGGCTATGTCGCGGCCCCGCAAGGCAGCGACAGCGAGGGCGCCGACGGCACCGGCGAGGTGATCGTGTCGGTGGGCGGCGGAGCGGTCGGCCTGCCGCTGCTGCGGGCGGCGCTGGCGATGCGTGCGTCAACTCTGGCCGGACTTGACGCACCATGGCGCCTGCTGGCCGGGCCGGACGTGCCGGAGGAGGATTTCCGCGCGCTCGCCGCCGACGCCCCGCCGGGCACCGTCGTGGAGCGGGCGCGGCCCGACTTCCCAGCCCTGCTCCGCCGCTGCCGCCTGTCGATCAGCCAGGCCGGCTACAACACCGTGCTCGACGTGCTGCAGGCCGGCTGCCGGGCGGTCCTCGTCCCCTTCGCCGCGGGCAGCGAGACGGAGCAGGCCACCCGCGCCCGCCTGCTGGAGGAGCGGGGCCGGCTGGCCGTGGTCGACGAAGCCACCCTGACCCCGGAGACCCTGGCCGCGGGCGTGGCCAGGGCGCTCGCCCTGCCCCCGCCGCCCGCCATCCCGCTGCGCCTGGACGGCGCCGCCGCCACCGCCCGATTGCTGCGGGACGCGGTGGCCGACCGCCAAGGAAACGATCCGGGCCACCGGCGCTAA
- a CDS encoding polysaccharide deacetylase family protein — MTAPSDSRPRAGWDALTAELDAWAAAGRTATLWWRDDDAVEPTPALDRMTALSVETGAPLALAVIPADVTDALAPVVDAAPTVTVLQHGWSHANHAAPPAKKAELGADRSAAAVLAELAEGRSVLERLFGPRALPVLVPPWNRVAPGVVAGLPGAGFAGLSVFGPRRVSTVNMMCVNTHIDPVAWKDGKRFLGDAESLGMAVAHLRARRLGAVDAAEATGLLTHHLAMDGETWAFTARYLTVTRRHPAVRWLSADTLFATAFAAEGLR, encoded by the coding sequence ATGACCGCCCCTTCCGACAGCCGGCCGCGCGCCGGTTGGGACGCGCTGACCGCCGAGCTGGACGCCTGGGCCGCCGCCGGGCGCACCGCCACCCTGTGGTGGCGCGACGACGACGCGGTCGAGCCGACGCCCGCGCTCGACCGGATGACCGCGCTGTCCGTCGAGACCGGCGCGCCGCTGGCCCTGGCGGTCATCCCGGCAGACGTCACCGACGCCCTCGCCCCCGTTGTCGACGCGGCTCCCACCGTCACGGTGCTTCAGCACGGCTGGTCGCACGCCAACCACGCCGCTCCCCCCGCAAAGAAGGCGGAGCTGGGCGCGGACCGGTCCGCCGCGGCCGTCCTGGCGGAGCTGGCCGAAGGACGGAGCGTGCTGGAGCGCCTCTTTGGGCCGCGCGCCCTGCCCGTCCTGGTGCCGCCCTGGAACCGCGTCGCGCCCGGCGTGGTGGCCGGTTTGCCCGGTGCGGGTTTCGCCGGCCTGTCGGTGTTCGGGCCGCGACGTGTGTCAACCGTCAACATGATGTGTGTCAATACACACATCGACCCGGTGGCCTGGAAGGACGGCAAGCGCTTCCTGGGCGACGCCGAGTCGCTGGGCATGGCGGTCGCCCATCTGCGCGCCCGGCGGCTGGGCGCGGTGGACGCGGCGGAGGCGACCGGCCTGCTGACCCATCATTTGGCGATGGACGGCGAAACCTGGGCCTTCACCGCGCGTTACCTGACCGTGACCCGCCGTCATCCGGCGGTCCGCTGGCTATCCGCCGACACCCTGTTCGCCACCGCGTTCGCCGCAGAAGGACTTCGCTGA
- a CDS encoding ABC transporter ATP-binding protein, whose translation MSRTLLRVEDLKVDFQVPGGVVHAVRGVSFRVRAGSTVALVGESGSGKSVAAQSILRILPRNATIADGKILFDDGIVNEGAGPVDIAGLKADGTAMRALRGGRISIIFQEPMTSLSPLHTVGDQVSEAVRLHQRVTARQARAQAEDMLRRVRFPDPKRALDTYPFELSGGLRQRAMIAMALVCRPALLIADEPTTALDVTIQAQILKLIKDLQADLGMAVLLITHDLGVVANLADEVVVMHRGRIMESGTREDIFADPRHPYLKALLRAVPRFHMAPGERLVPIRSISIGGTSEGGSLLEKDHQPWPPGADAAGPLLAVEGVRKRYGARKAGWFGAKAGAGTLAVDDVSFAIARGECVGLVGESGCGKTTLSKILMRALTPDAGSVRFNDHGRIVDVLGLEGAALTAFRRKVQFVFQDPFGSLNPRMTVFDIIEEPLVIHGIGDEAERAARVKELMGLVGLDARHLRRYPHSFSGGQRQRIGIARALALRPELLLLDEPVSALDVSIQAQVLNLLKDLKERLGLTYLFVSHNLAVVDYMADRILVMCRGRIVESAPREALFRNPVHPYTRALLAAVPEPDPSRPLSLTDLEEGRASDPARWPAPFTIDDDHQPHLVDLGGGHCVRADAAVRVREVA comes from the coding sequence ATGAGCCGCACGCTGCTCCGGGTGGAGGACCTGAAGGTCGATTTCCAGGTGCCGGGCGGCGTGGTCCACGCGGTGCGCGGCGTGTCCTTCCGGGTGCGGGCGGGGTCCACCGTCGCCCTGGTCGGGGAGTCCGGATCGGGCAAGTCGGTGGCGGCGCAGTCGATCCTGCGCATCCTGCCCCGCAACGCCACCATCGCGGACGGGAAAATCCTGTTCGACGACGGAATCGTCAACGAGGGCGCCGGTCCCGTCGACATCGCCGGGCTGAAGGCCGACGGCACGGCGATGCGGGCGCTGCGCGGCGGCCGCATTTCGATCATCTTCCAGGAACCGATGACCTCGCTGTCGCCCCTGCACACGGTGGGCGATCAGGTAAGCGAGGCGGTGCGGCTGCACCAGCGGGTGACCGCCCGGCAGGCCCGCGCGCAAGCCGAGGACATGCTGCGCCGGGTGCGCTTCCCCGACCCGAAGCGGGCGCTGGACACCTACCCGTTCGAACTGTCGGGCGGCCTGCGCCAGCGCGCGATGATCGCCATGGCGCTGGTCTGCCGCCCCGCCCTGCTGATCGCCGACGAGCCGACGACCGCGCTGGACGTCACCATCCAGGCGCAGATCCTGAAGCTGATCAAGGACCTCCAGGCCGATCTCGGGATGGCCGTCCTGCTCATCACCCACGACCTGGGGGTGGTCGCCAACCTCGCCGACGAGGTGGTGGTGATGCACCGCGGGCGGATCATGGAATCCGGCACGCGCGAGGACATCTTCGCCGACCCCCGTCACCCCTACCTGAAGGCGCTGCTGCGCGCCGTTCCGCGCTTCCACATGGCGCCGGGCGAACGGCTGGTGCCGATCCGCTCCATCTCAATCGGGGGCACGTCGGAAGGCGGCAGCCTGCTGGAGAAGGACCACCAGCCCTGGCCACCCGGCGCCGACGCGGCGGGGCCGCTGCTGGCGGTGGAGGGGGTGCGCAAGCGCTACGGCGCGCGCAAGGCCGGCTGGTTCGGCGCCAAGGCCGGGGCGGGCACGCTGGCCGTGGACGATGTCAGCTTCGCCATCGCGCGCGGCGAATGCGTCGGGCTGGTCGGCGAGTCGGGCTGCGGCAAGACCACCCTGTCGAAGATCCTGATGCGCGCCCTGACCCCGGATGCGGGCAGCGTGCGCTTCAACGACCATGGCCGGATTGTCGACGTGCTGGGGCTGGAGGGTGCGGCCCTGACCGCCTTCCGCCGCAAGGTGCAGTTCGTCTTCCAGGACCCCTTCGGCTCGCTGAACCCGCGGATGACCGTCTTCGACATCATTGAAGAACCGCTGGTCATCCACGGCATCGGCGACGAGGCGGAGCGCGCGGCGCGGGTCAAGGAGCTGATGGGGCTGGTCGGGCTGGACGCGCGGCATCTGCGCCGCTACCCGCACAGCTTCTCCGGCGGCCAGCGCCAGCGCATCGGCATCGCCCGCGCGCTGGCCCTGCGGCCCGAGCTTCTGCTGCTCGACGAGCCGGTGTCGGCGCTCGACGTGTCGATCCAGGCGCAGGTGCTGAACCTGCTGAAGGACCTGAAGGAACGGCTCGGCCTGACCTACCTGTTCGTCAGCCACAATCTGGCCGTGGTGGACTACATGGCCGACCGCATCCTGGTGATGTGCCGCGGCCGGATCGTCGAGTCGGCGCCGCGCGAGGCGCTGTTCCGCAACCCGGTCCACCCCTACACCCGTGCCCTGCTGGCCGCCGTGCCGGAGCCGGACCCCAGCCGCCCGCTGTCGCTGACCGACCTGGAGGAGGGCCGCGCCTCCGACCCCGCGCGCTGGCCCGCCCCCTTCACCATCGACGACGACCACCAGCCCCATCTGGTCGATCTCGGCGGCGGCCATTGCGTGCGCGCCGACGCCGCTGTCCGCGTGCGGGAGGTGGCGTGA